A window from Buchnera aphidicola (Mindarus abietinus) encodes these proteins:
- a CDS encoding YhgN family NAAT transporter — MKEIFSTIILLILIMDPLGNLPIFMSVMKDLPPNRRRIILLREMIIALLVMLLFLFLGEKILTFLNLRTEVVSISGGIILFLIAIKMIFPEKNDTRNSKVTNKEEPFIVPLAIPLVAGPSLLATLMLMSHQYPEKIILLMTSLFFSWCFTLIILLLSGFFLRVLGSKGVNALERLMGLILIMLSAQMFLDGISIWFKI; from the coding sequence ATGAAAGAAATTTTTTCAACAATAATATTATTAATTTTAATTATGGACCCTTTAGGTAATCTTCCTATTTTTATGTCAGTAATGAAAGACTTACCTCCTAATAGACGCAGAATTATTTTGTTACGAGAAATGATAATCGCTTTATTAGTTATGTTGTTATTCTTATTTTTAGGGGAAAAAATACTTACTTTTCTTAACTTAAGAACAGAAGTTGTGTCAATATCAGGAGGAATTATTTTATTTTTAATAGCTATAAAAATGATTTTTCCGGAAAAAAACGATACTAGAAATTCAAAAGTAACCAATAAAGAAGAACCATTTATAGTTCCTTTAGCTATACCTTTAGTTGCAGGTCCTTCTTTGTTAGCTACTCTTATGTTAATGTCACATCAATATCCTGAAAAAATTATTTTATTAATGACATCTCTATTTTTTTCCTGGTGTTTTACTTTGATAATTTTATTGCTGTCAGGATTTTTTTTACGCGTATTAGGATCAAAGGGAGTAAATGCTTTAGAACGATTAATGGGTTTAATTTTAATTATGTTATCTGCTCAAATGTTTCTTGATGGAATAAGTATTTGGTTTAAAATATAA
- the asd gene encoding aspartate-semialdehyde dehydrogenase, protein MKKYVGFVGWRGTVGTVLIQRMLKEKDFKNINPIFFSTSQIGKKNLFIQDIYPYYIKDAYNILDLKKMDIIITCQGTEYTEKVYFELRSQNWKGYWIDAASSLRMNKDSILVLDPVNNVLIEESIKKGVKTFVGSNCTVSLMLLALGGLFSKNLIEWITVHTYQAASGSGAKSMLELLQQTGIVFNNISSLIVNSHVLEIEKKVNSTIQSANFPIENFKAPLAYSLIPWIDKKMKNGQSKEEWKVQSETNKILSRTDNPIRLDATCVRISSLRCHSQSFTIKLKKDISISEIEDILSSHNPWVKVIPNTIKDTLRYLNPIAVTGTLNIPIGRLRKLTIGSKYLSAFTVGDQLLWGAAEPIRRMLHFLIK, encoded by the coding sequence ATGAAAAAATATGTTGGATTTGTTGGTTGGAGAGGAACAGTAGGAACGGTTTTAATACAAAGAATGTTAAAAGAAAAAGATTTTAAAAATATTAATCCTATTTTTTTTTCTACTTCTCAAATTGGAAAAAAAAATTTGTTTATTCAAGATATATATCCTTATTATATTAAAGATGCTTATAATATTTTAGATTTAAAAAAAATGGATATTATTATTACTTGTCAAGGAACAGAATACACTGAAAAAGTTTATTTTGAATTAAGAAGTCAAAATTGGAAAGGATATTGGATTGATGCTGCTTCTAGTCTTAGAATGAATAAAGATAGTATTTTAGTACTGGATCCAGTAAATAATGTACTTATAGAAGAATCTATAAAAAAAGGAGTTAAAACATTTGTAGGTTCTAACTGTACAGTTAGCTTAATGCTATTAGCATTGGGTGGATTATTTTCTAAAAATTTAATTGAATGGATAACCGTTCATACTTATCAAGCCGCTTCAGGTAGTGGTGCAAAAAGCATGTTGGAATTATTACAGCAAACTGGAATAGTTTTTAATAATATCTCTAGTTTAATTGTTAATTCACATGTTTTAGAAATAGAAAAAAAAGTAAATTCAACCATACAGTCTGCTAATTTTCCTATCGAAAATTTTAAAGCACCATTAGCATATAGTCTAATTCCCTGGATAGATAAAAAAATGAAAAATGGACAAAGTAAAGAGGAATGGAAAGTTCAATCGGAAACTAATAAAATTTTATCTAGAACTGATAACCCTATAAGATTAGATGCAACTTGTGTTCGTATAAGTTCCTTGCGTTGTCATAGTCAATCTTTTACCATTAAATTAAAAAAAGATATTTCAATTTCTGAAATAGAAGATATTCTATCATCTCATAATCCTTGGGTTAAAGTTATACCAAATACTATAAAAGATACTTTAAGATATTTAAATCCTATTGCTGTTACAGGTACATTAAATATTCCAATAGGAAGATTACGAAAGTTAACAATTGGTTCAAAATATTTGTCTGCTTTTACAGTAGGAGATCAACTTTTATGGGGAGCAGCAGAACCAATAAGAAGAATGTTACATTTTTTAATTAAATAA
- a CDS encoding phosphoglycerate kinase, whose translation MRIIKMNELDLYDKKVLIRLDLNVPINEYGEIASYARIIAAIPTIKLAIKKKARIIILSHLGRPEEGIYNKKLSLFPIFQYLKKYFKKINIVFSKTLSFGKIKKGEIVVLENTRFNIGEKRNSSSLAKKYASLCDIFVMDAFGTAHRSEASTCGVGYFSKIACAGPLFLSELTSLEKALKNPIKPVVSIIGGSKVSTKFKILKSLGKISNTIIVGGGIANTFVAIDKKVGKSLFEPDYLIQAKELKKKYNILIPEDSRIGKEFSKHATAIVKKTSDIQENEEIMDLGDKTLLKALKIIQSAKTIIWNGPVGVYEFKNFQKGTKLIALEIAKSNAFSLAGGGDTLAVIDMFKIKEKISYISTGGGSFLSFIEGNKLPTIKMLEQTFFKTNKK comes from the coding sequence ATGCGTATTATTAAAATGAATGAACTAGATTTATATGATAAAAAGGTATTAATTAGATTAGACTTAAATGTTCCTATTAATGAATATGGTGAAATTGCTTCATATGCTCGTATTATTGCTGCTATTCCAACAATAAAATTAGCTATTAAAAAAAAAGCAAGAATAATTATTCTTTCTCACTTAGGGAGACCTGAAGAAGGAATTTATAATAAAAAATTATCTTTATTTCCAATATTTCAATATTTAAAAAAATATTTTAAAAAAATAAATATTGTATTTAGTAAAACACTTTCATTTGGAAAAATTAAAAAAGGTGAAATTGTAGTATTAGAAAATACTAGATTCAATATAGGTGAAAAAAGAAATAGTTCCTCTTTGGCAAAAAAATATGCTTCCTTATGTGATATATTTGTTATGGATGCATTTGGAACAGCTCATAGATCTGAAGCATCAACTTGTGGAGTAGGATATTTTTCTAAGATAGCTTGTGCAGGACCTTTATTTTTATCTGAACTCACATCTCTTGAAAAAGCATTAAAAAATCCTATTAAGCCGGTAGTTTCTATCATAGGTGGCTCTAAAGTATCCACTAAATTTAAAATTTTAAAATCTTTAGGAAAAATATCGAACACTATAATTGTAGGAGGAGGCATTGCTAATACATTTGTAGCAATTGATAAAAAAGTTGGAAAATCTCTTTTTGAACCTGATTATTTAATACAAGCTAAAGAACTCAAAAAAAAATACAACATTCTTATTCCAGAAGACTCAAGAATTGGAAAGGAATTTTCTAAACATGCTACTGCTATCGTAAAAAAAACTTCTGATATTCAAGAAAATGAAGAAATTATGGATCTTGGAGATAAAACATTATTAAAAGCATTAAAAATAATTCAATCAGCAAAAACTATTATTTGGAATGGTCCTGTCGGAGTATATGAATTTAAAAATTTTCAAAAAGGGACTAAATTAATAGCTCTTGAAATTGCAAAAAGTAATGCTTTTTCTCTTGCTGGAGGAGGAGATACTTTAGCAGTTATTGATATGTTTAAAATAAAAGAAAAAATTTCTTATATATCAACCGGAGGTGGATCATTTTTATCATTTATAGAAGGTAATAAACTTCCAACTATTAAAATGTTAGAACAAACATTTTTTAAAACAAATAAAAAATAA
- the fbaA gene encoding class II fructose-bisphosphate aldolase yields MKKILNFKKVGILSGKEAKDLFLFAKKNNFAIPAINCIGIDSINTVLNTAEKMNAPVIIQISHGGSEFISDIKSKKIKNEEKAILGSISAAKHLHLIAPYYNIPIILHTDHCHKSWLPWIDGLINEGKKFFKKNNRPLFTSHMIDLSKENIKENIKICSKYLKCMHDLNMLLEIELGCTGGEEDGIDNSSINKKLLYTQPIDVLYAYKKLHTISSNFTIAASFGNVHGVYKPGNVSLKPKILKKSQEIVKNKYNLSDNPLNFVFHGGSGSSEKEIKKAIKYGVIKINIDTDIQWANWNGILNFYRRNKEYLQSQLGNPRGENIPNKKYYDPRIWINFGKRSMSKYLKKIFKKLNADNVF; encoded by the coding sequence ATGAAAAAAATATTAAATTTTAAAAAAGTTGGAATTTTGTCTGGAAAAGAAGCAAAAGATTTATTTCTTTTTGCTAAAAAAAATAATTTTGCAATTCCAGCAATTAATTGTATAGGAATAGATTCCATTAATACTGTTTTAAACACTGCAGAAAAAATGAATGCTCCTGTCATTATACAAATTTCACATGGAGGATCTGAATTTATTTCGGATATTAAATCAAAAAAAATTAAAAATGAAGAAAAAGCTATATTAGGCTCTATTTCTGCAGCTAAACATCTCCATCTAATAGCTCCTTATTATAACATTCCTATTATTTTACATACTGATCACTGTCATAAATCATGGTTACCCTGGATTGATGGATTAATAAATGAAGGAAAAAAATTTTTTAAAAAGAATAACCGTCCTTTATTTACATCTCATATGATCGATTTATCAAAGGAAAATATTAAAGAAAATATAAAAATCTGTTCTAAATATTTAAAATGTATGCATGATTTAAATATGCTACTAGAAATAGAGCTAGGTTGTACAGGAGGGGAAGAAGATGGTATTGATAACTCTTCTATAAATAAAAAATTACTTTATACACAGCCAATAGATGTTTTATATGCTTATAAAAAATTACATACTATTAGTTCAAATTTTACAATCGCAGCATCTTTTGGAAATGTGCATGGAGTATATAAACCAGGAAATGTTTCTTTAAAACCTAAAATTCTTAAAAAATCTCAAGAAATAGTAAAAAATAAATATAACTTATCTGATAATCCATTAAATTTTGTATTTCATGGAGGTTCGGGATCTTCTGAAAAAGAAATAAAAAAAGCTATTAAATACGGTGTTATAAAAATTAATATCGATACAGATATCCAATGGGCAAATTGGAATGGAATTTTAAATTTTTATAGAAGAAATAAAGAATATTTGCAATCCCAACTAGGTAATCCAAGAGGGGAGAATATTCCTAATAAAAAATATTATGATCCTCGCATATGGATTAATTTTGGAAAACGTTCAATGAGTAAATACTTAAAAAAAATTTTTAAAAAGTTGAACGCTGATAATGTATTTTAA
- the tusA gene encoding sulfurtransferase TusA, whose translation MKIIKKKLDLRNLRCPETIMLLRKKARNMNLGEYLLVISNDFSSKRDIPKFCRFMQYKLIKIEVKNSVDYHLLKK comes from the coding sequence ATGAAAATAATTAAAAAAAAATTAGATTTAAGAAATTTACGTTGTCCAGAAACTATTATGTTATTAAGAAAAAAAGCTAGAAATATGAATTTAGGAGAATATTTATTAGTAATTTCTAATGATTTTTCTTCAAAAAGAGATATTCCAAAATTTTGTCGATTTATGCAGTATAAATTAATAAAAATAGAAGTAAAAAATTCTGTTGACTATCATCTTTTAAAAAAATAA
- the mscS gene encoding small-conductance mechanosensitive channel MscS translates to MEELNVVNDINHAGNWIIRNQELLFDYIINLMSSITVLIIGLFVGRIISNGVNKILINRHIDATIAGFLSTLVRYVIITFTIIASLGCIGVQTTSVIAILGAAGMAIGLALQGSLSNFAAGVLLVTLRPLRTNEYVDLGNVAGTVLNVHIFYTTLRTLDGKIVVVPNGKIIAGNIINYSREPARRNEFIISVAYDSDIDKVIEILREVAKNEKRVLQERGIIVGLSELAPSSLNFIVRCWSKIDDLNLVYWDLMAKFKKALDANKINIPYPKIDIHICKKK, encoded by the coding sequence ATGGAAGAATTAAATGTAGTAAACGATATTAATCATGCAGGAAATTGGATAATACGAAATCAAGAACTTCTATTCGATTATATAATCAATCTTATGTCATCTATTACGGTTTTAATAATCGGTTTATTCGTAGGTAGAATTATTTCTAACGGAGTAAATAAAATTTTAATCAATAGGCATATAGATGCTACTATTGCTGGATTTTTATCCACTTTAGTAAGATATGTTATTATCACTTTTACAATAATAGCTTCTTTAGGATGTATAGGGGTTCAAACAACATCAGTTATTGCCATACTAGGCGCTGCTGGAATGGCTATAGGATTGGCTTTACAAGGATCACTATCAAATTTTGCTGCAGGCGTTTTATTAGTAACTTTAAGGCCTCTTAGAACTAATGAATATGTAGACTTAGGAAATGTAGCAGGAACCGTATTAAATGTTCATATATTTTATACCACGCTAAGAACATTAGATGGAAAAATAGTAGTAGTACCGAATGGAAAAATTATCGCTGGTAATATCATTAATTATTCTAGAGAACCTGCTAGAAGAAATGAATTTATTATTAGTGTTGCTTATGATTCTGATATTGATAAAGTTATAGAAATATTAAGAGAGGTCGCAAAAAATGAAAAAAGAGTCTTACAGGAAAGGGGAATAATTGTTGGCCTAAGTGAATTAGCTCCTTCTTCCCTAAATTTTATTGTTAGATGCTGGAGTAAAATTGACGATTTAAACTTAGTTTATTGGGATTTAATGGCTAAATTTAAAAAAGCTTTAGATGCTAATAAAATTAATATTCCTTACCCCAAAATAGATATACATATCTGTAAAAAAAAATAA